A genomic stretch from Macaca nemestrina isolate mMacNem1 chromosome 16, mMacNem.hap1, whole genome shotgun sequence includes:
- the LOC105485274 gene encoding sperm acrosome-associated protein 7 isoform X1, which produces MAVNQGEGTLCFVLLLCCWQETELRPRIATPGSTTEIPFSSKHEDVPELLDEILVQEILDMNKTTWTEMPSTASTLSTIRKENHAGIDENYQAGGSENYHELLENLQFSSGTEDKVSSDEASANANLHSDPSENYSGPQVSPGSEKTVSSKEKTNSKNTQYENLSFLDKILQNIGRSSGNIFRNEQQRTSSQRKSRDSQ; this is translated from the exons ATGGCAGTGAACCAGGGAGAAGGGACCCTCTGCTTTGTCCTCCTGCTGTGCTGCTGGCAAGAAACCGAGCTCCGGCCGAGAATTGCGACTCCAG GTTCAACTACTGAAATACCATTCAGTTCAAAACATGAGGATGTGCCTGAATTATTAG ATGAAATTCTAGTCCAGGAGATTTTGGACATGAATAAAACAACATGGACCGAAATGCCAAGCACAGCATCGACATTGTCAACAATACGTAAGGAAAACC ATGCTGGTATTGATGAGAATTATCAAGCTGGTGGTTCTGAgaattatcatgaattattagAGAATTTACAATTCTCTTCTGGCACTGAGGACAAAGTTTCCAGTGATG AAGCCAGTGCTAATGCGAATCTCCACAGCGATCCTTCTGAGAATTACAGTGGGCCACAGGTGTCTCCTGGCAGTGAGAAGACAGTTTCCAGTAAAG AAAAGACGAATTCAAAGAACACTCAGTATGAAAATCTATCCTTTCTGGACAAAATCCTTCAAAATATTGGAAGATCTTCAG GAAACATTTTCCGTAACGAGCAGCAGAGGACCAGCTCTCAGAGAAAGAGCCGAGACAGTCAGTGA
- the LOC105485274 gene encoding sperm acrosome-associated protein 7 isoform X3: protein MAVNQGEGTLCFVLLLCCWQETELRPRIATPGSTTEIPFSSKHEDVPELLDEILVQEILDMNKTTWTEMPSTASTLSTIQASANANLHSDPSENYSGPQVSPGSEKTVSSKEKTNSKNTQYENLSFLDKILQNIGRSSGNIFRNEQQRTSSQRKSRDSQ, encoded by the exons ATGGCAGTGAACCAGGGAGAAGGGACCCTCTGCTTTGTCCTCCTGCTGTGCTGCTGGCAAGAAACCGAGCTCCGGCCGAGAATTGCGACTCCAG GTTCAACTACTGAAATACCATTCAGTTCAAAACATGAGGATGTGCCTGAATTATTAG ATGAAATTCTAGTCCAGGAGATTTTGGACATGAATAAAACAACATGGACCGAAATGCCAAGCACAGCATCGACATTGTCAACAATAC AAGCCAGTGCTAATGCGAATCTCCACAGCGATCCTTCTGAGAATTACAGTGGGCCACAGGTGTCTCCTGGCAGTGAGAAGACAGTTTCCAGTAAAG AAAAGACGAATTCAAAGAACACTCAGTATGAAAATCTATCCTTTCTGGACAAAATCCTTCAAAATATTGGAAGATCTTCAG GAAACATTTTCCGTAACGAGCAGCAGAGGACCAGCTCTCAGAGAAAGAGCCGAGACAGTCAGTGA
- the LOC105485274 gene encoding sperm acrosome-associated protein 7 isoform X2, giving the protein MAVNQGEGTLCFVLLLCCWQETELRPRIATPGSTTEIPFSSKHEDVPELLDEILVQEILDMNKTTWTEMPSTASTLSTIHAGIDENYQAGGSENYHELLENLQFSSGTEDKVSSDEASANANLHSDPSENYSGPQVSPGSEKTVSSKEKTNSKNTQYENLSFLDKILQNIGRSSGNIFRNEQQRTSSQRKSRDSQ; this is encoded by the exons ATGGCAGTGAACCAGGGAGAAGGGACCCTCTGCTTTGTCCTCCTGCTGTGCTGCTGGCAAGAAACCGAGCTCCGGCCGAGAATTGCGACTCCAG GTTCAACTACTGAAATACCATTCAGTTCAAAACATGAGGATGTGCCTGAATTATTAG ATGAAATTCTAGTCCAGGAGATTTTGGACATGAATAAAACAACATGGACCGAAATGCCAAGCACAGCATCGACATTGTCAACAATAC ATGCTGGTATTGATGAGAATTATCAAGCTGGTGGTTCTGAgaattatcatgaattattagAGAATTTACAATTCTCTTCTGGCACTGAGGACAAAGTTTCCAGTGATG AAGCCAGTGCTAATGCGAATCTCCACAGCGATCCTTCTGAGAATTACAGTGGGCCACAGGTGTCTCCTGGCAGTGAGAAGACAGTTTCCAGTAAAG AAAAGACGAATTCAAAGAACACTCAGTATGAAAATCTATCCTTTCTGGACAAAATCCTTCAAAATATTGGAAGATCTTCAG GAAACATTTTCCGTAACGAGCAGCAGAGGACCAGCTCTCAGAGAAAGAGCCGAGACAGTCAGTGA